The proteins below are encoded in one region of Desertifilum tharense IPPAS B-1220:
- a CDS encoding 3-isopropylmalate dehydratase: MSKVIRGSIFVVDDNIDTDQIIPAEYLTLVPSKPEEYEKLGSYALIGLPDRYGRFIAEGEIKTRYPIIIAGENFGCGSSREHAPIALGASGVEAVVAQSYARIFFRNCSATGELYPWESVERLCDLFETGQEVSIDFEANQLTNHTLGKTYELKSLGEVGPVIDAGGIFAYARQTGMISRA, from the coding sequence ATGAGTAAAGTGATTCGCGGTTCGATTTTCGTAGTCGATGACAATATTGATACCGATCAGATTATCCCCGCCGAGTATCTGACGTTAGTGCCATCCAAGCCTGAAGAATACGAGAAATTAGGCAGTTATGCGTTAATTGGCTTACCGGATCGCTACGGTCGGTTTATTGCTGAAGGGGAAATTAAAACCCGCTACCCGATTATTATTGCTGGGGAAAACTTTGGTTGCGGTTCTTCGCGCGAACACGCACCGATTGCATTAGGCGCATCTGGGGTGGAAGCGGTGGTCGCTCAATCCTATGCTCGCATCTTTTTCCGCAACTGTTCGGCAACGGGCGAATTATATCCGTGGGAGTCTGTCGAACGCCTGTGCGACCTCTTTGAAACCGGGCAAGAGGTGAGTATTGATTTTGAAGCGAATCAACTCACCAATCATACCCTAGGCAAGACCTACGAACTCAAGTCGCTGGGCGAAGTGGGGCCGGTGATTGATGCGGGGGGAATTTTCGCCTATGCCCGACAAACCGGAATGATTTCGCGCGCTTAG
- a CDS encoding lysophospholipid acyltransferase family protein encodes MSTLKSQLDGWSLDDRDPEFIKAWLPIGEWFYRYYFRVTTKGWHHIPQQGKVLLVGSHNGGMASPDTSMFMVDWFRRFGIHRPTYALMHPAAWTIPQLAHLGVKSGAIMAHPKMAIAALHRDAAVLVYPGGAEDMFRPHSQRHQIHLAGRKGFIKLALRERVPIVPLVSLGAHDTLIILGDLYDPLKQLQQWGVLNSLGVDIGVFPIYLGLPWGLGIGPIPNFPLPAPIQTRVGAPIIFERYGREAACDRVYVDACYQRVLNEMQQELDVLVMEAEQQ; translated from the coding sequence TTGTCTACTCTGAAGTCACAATTGGATGGTTGGTCGCTTGACGATCGCGATCCAGAATTTATCAAAGCTTGGTTGCCGATTGGCGAATGGTTCTACCGCTATTATTTCCGCGTCACCACCAAAGGCTGGCACCATATTCCTCAACAGGGGAAGGTTTTACTGGTCGGTTCCCACAATGGGGGGATGGCTTCGCCGGATACTTCAATGTTTATGGTGGATTGGTTTCGTCGTTTCGGCATTCATCGTCCGACCTATGCCTTGATGCATCCGGCGGCGTGGACGATTCCCCAATTAGCCCATCTGGGGGTCAAATCGGGGGCGATTATGGCGCATCCTAAAATGGCGATCGCAGCCTTGCATCGAGATGCCGCCGTTTTAGTCTATCCCGGCGGGGCCGAAGATATGTTTCGTCCCCATTCCCAGCGCCACCAAATCCATTTAGCCGGACGCAAAGGCTTTATTAAGCTAGCCTTGCGCGAACGCGTCCCAATTGTGCCGTTGGTGTCCCTGGGGGCCCACGATACGCTGATTATTCTGGGCGATCTGTACGATCCGCTCAAACAACTTCAGCAATGGGGGGTTCTCAATAGCTTGGGCGTTGATATTGGGGTTTTTCCCATCTATCTAGGTTTACCTTGGGGTTTAGGAATTGGTCCAATTCCCAACTTTCCTTTACCTGCGCCGATTCAAACGCGGGTGGGTGCGCCGATTATTTTTGAGCGCTATGGGCGGGAAGCGGCGTGCGATCGCGTCTACGTGGATGCTTGCTATCAGCGGGTTCTCAACGAGATGCAGCAAGAACTCGATGTCTTAGTTATGGAAGCCGAACAGCAATGA
- a CDS encoding MFS transporter, whose amino-acid sequence MTTHTEDANLQRRLQQHHRLFLWLALAAGLIFFQGYMIAPLIPRLATIFQVAEQEVGLIVPAYLMAYALAALFYGLLSDAFGRWHVIRLSLIIFVLCTALTATAQDAFQMTLWRLLTGLGASGVIPLTFALIGDLFPFRERGKLLGFVFACMEGGMALGSAGGALLEPFVRWQSLFIGTAVAMAIILWRLSRYAALFDTPERVELPTISSIFAGYRSVLASFRGQRTYAYVFFNGVFHSGVYTWLGLYLTRRYELSDIGIGFAIFGYGVPGLLFSPLIGRLADRWGRRWLIPPGLAISAAAAAVMIFQIPLWMTTACILVLSLGYDLTQPLFAGIVTNLGGKDSLGQTMGLKVFTLFTGFGVGSLAFGELLRWGFDDSLAIFSTAQLVLAAIAIVLFRNEAPKPQTSGE is encoded by the coding sequence ATGACAACGCATACTGAAGACGCAAATCTCCAAAGGCGGCTGCAACAGCATCATCGGCTTTTTCTTTGGTTAGCCCTAGCCGCAGGCTTAATCTTTTTCCAGGGCTATATGATTGCGCCCTTAATTCCCCGTCTGGCAACGATTTTCCAAGTCGCCGAACAAGAGGTGGGTTTAATTGTCCCGGCTTATCTGATGGCCTACGCCCTAGCCGCCCTATTTTACGGTTTGCTATCGGATGCCTTCGGTCGCTGGCACGTCATTCGGCTGTCTCTAATTATTTTTGTCCTTTGCACGGCCCTCACGGCAACCGCGCAAGATGCCTTTCAAATGACCCTCTGGCGACTCCTAACGGGCTTAGGGGCAAGCGGCGTCATTCCCCTCACCTTTGCTTTAATTGGTGACTTGTTTCCGTTTCGCGAACGCGGCAAGCTGTTGGGGTTTGTGTTTGCCTGCATGGAAGGGGGAATGGCCTTGGGTTCGGCAGGAGGCGCGCTGTTAGAACCCTTTGTGCGCTGGCAGTCTTTATTTATTGGAACGGCGGTGGCAATGGCAATCATCCTCTGGCGCTTATCTCGCTATGCGGCCTTGTTTGACACGCCAGAGAGGGTTGAGTTACCCACAATTTCTAGTATATTTGCAGGATACCGTAGCGTGTTAGCCAGCTTTCGCGGTCAGCGCACCTATGCTTATGTCTTTTTTAACGGCGTCTTTCATTCCGGCGTTTATACCTGGTTGGGTCTCTATTTAACTCGCCGCTACGAACTCAGCGACATTGGCATTGGCTTTGCCATTTTTGGCTATGGGGTGCCGGGGTTGCTGTTCAGCCCGCTGATTGGGCGGTTGGCAGACCGTTGGGGAAGACGGTGGTTAATTCCACCGGGGCTGGCAATTTCGGCAGCAGCGGCGGCTGTGATGATTTTTCAGATTCCGCTATGGATGACCACAGCTTGCATCTTGGTGCTATCTCTGGGATATGACTTAACGCAGCCGTTATTTGCTGGAATTGTTACAAATTTGGGGGGAAAAGATAGTTTGGGGCAAACGATGGGGCTAAAGGTGTTTACTTTGTTTACAGGCTTTGGCGTCGGAAGTTTGGCTTTTGGGGAGTTATTACGGTGGGGATTTGATGATAGTTTGGCTATTTTTAGTACGGCTCAGTTAGTCCTAGCCGCGATCGCGATCGTGCTGTTCCGTAATGAAGCGCCAAAACCTCAAACATCTGGAGAATAA